A segment of the Streptomyces sp. XD-27 genome:
TCGGCCGCAATGCCGGGCCTGTTACCGCAGGCCCGGCATAGCGGACCCGGCGACCAGGTACGTTCGAATCGTGGCTGGATTCAGGATGGGACGTGGACGGGACTCCCGCTCCACGCAACAGGGGCCGCAGGGCCAGCCGGGGCACTACCCCGGGCAGCAACCACCGCGAGCGCCGTACGGGCAGCAGACCCCGCCCGGCGCTCCGTACGGCGGACCGCAGGCCCCGCGCGGCGGCGCTCCGTACGGCGGCGGCGGTCAGGCCCCGTACGGCGGCGCACCCCAGGCCCCGCGCGGCGGTCAGGCTCCGTACGGTCGGCAGCAGGGCGGACCGCGGCCTCCGTACGGCGGACAGCCGCAGTGGTCGCCGCAGGACGACGGGCCGGAGTACTTCGACGGCCAGGACGGCCAGGACCCGTACCGCGACGGCCACGACCCGTACCGCGCGCACGGCGCCCCCGGCGGCCACCCCGGCGGTGACCCCGGACAGACCCAGCAGTTCAGCCTGGGCGAGGCGCCCGACTACGACCCGTACGGCCGCCAGGACCCGGGCCCGGGATACGCCCCCGACCCGTACGGCGACGACTACGGCACGGGCGGGCCCGCGGGCCCGCCGCCCGGCCCCCGCCTGCACTGGAAGGACCTGCTGCGCGGCATCGTGCTGCGCCCGGCGGACACCTTCTGGCGGATGCGGGACCACGCGATGTGGGGTCCGGCGCTGATCGTCACGTTCGTCTACGGCCTGCTCGCGGTCTTCGGCTTCGACAAGGCCCGCGAGGACGTGCTGAACGCGTCGATGTCGAACAGCATCCCGGCGATGGCCTGCACCGGTGTGGCGATGGTGCTCGGCGGCCTCGTGCTGGGCGCGGTCACCCACACCCTGGCCCGCCAGCTCGGCGGCGACGGCATGTGGGCGCCGACGATCGGCCTGTCGATGCTGATCATGTCGGTCACGGACGCGCCGCGACTGCTGTTCGCGATGTTCCTGGGCGGCGACAGCCTGTTCGTGCAGGCGCTGGGCTGGGCGACGTGGGTGGCGGCGGGTGCGCTGTTCACCTCGATGGTGAGCAAGTCGCACGACCTGCCGTGGCCGAAGGCGCTGGGGGCGTCGTCGATCCAGCTGATAGGGCTGCTGAGCCTGCTCAAGCTGGGCACGCTGTAGCGGGCGAACGCAGCCGAACGCGAAAGGACCCCGGCGGGAAGCCGGGGTCCTTTCGCGTTATGCGTTTGTGCTCGCTGCCGCTGCCCTTAGGCGCCGCTGCCCCTCAGGCGTCGAGGATCTGCCCCGGGCGCCGGACGACGGGGGGCTCGACGCTCCACGGGAAGTTGATCCAGTCGTCGGTCCGCTTCCACACGTACTCGCACTTCACGAGGGAGTGCGACTTCTCGTAGATCACGGCGCTGCGTACGTCGGCGACGGTGCCGACGCAGAAGTCGTGGACGAGCTTGAGCGTCTTGCCGGTGTCGGCGACGTCGTCGGCGATCAGGACCTTCTTGTCGGAGAAGTCGATCGCATTCGGGACGGGCGCCAGCATGACGGGCATCTCCAGGGTCGTCCCCACGCCCGTGTAGAACTCCACGTTCACCAGGTGGATGTTCTTGCAGTCCAGCGCGTAGGCCAGCCCGCCGGCGACGAAGACACCGCCCCGCGCGATGGACAGCACGATGTCGGGCTCGAACCCGTCGTCGGCGATCGTCTGCGCCAGCTCGCGGATGGCGCCGCCGAAGCGCTCGTAGGTGAGGTTCTCTCGTACGTCACTCATGCCAGTCACACCTGCGTCCGGTGGAATTTCAGAAACGAGCGCGAGGGCGTGGGGCCACGCTGCCCCTGGTACCGGGAGCCGTACCGCGTGGAGCCGTAGGGGTGCTCGGCGGGCGAGGTCAGCTGGAACATGCACAGCTGCCCGATCTTCATCCCCGGCCACAGCTTGATGGGCAGCGTCGCGACGTTCGACAGCTCCAGGGTGACGTGCCCGGAGAACCCCGGGTCGATGAACCCGGCGGTCGAGTGCGTCAGCAGCCCCAGCCGCCCCAGGCTGGACTTGCCCTCCAGCCGGGAGGCGATGTCGTCGGGCAGGGTGATGACCTCGTAGGTCGAGGCGAGCACGAACTCCCCGGGGTGCAGGATGAACGGCTCATCGCCCTCCGGCTCGACCAGCCGCGTCAGGTCGGCCTGCTCGACGGCGGGGTCGATGTGCGGATAGCGGTGGTTCTCGAACACCCGGAAGAAGCGGTCGAGCCGCACATCGATGCTCGACGGCTGAACCATGTCCGGGTCGTACGGATCGATCCGCACCCGCCCGGCGTCGATCTGGGCGCGGATGTCCTTGTCAGAGAGAAGCACGGGACGAGGATACGCAAACGACGCGGACACCGCGGGCCCGCCCCAACGCGGACACCGCGTCCCGCGCGATTCCCACCGCTTCACCGCGCCCCGATGATCTACGCGGCCACCGCTTTCGATCTACCGCTTCGATCTATCGCTTCTGAAGCTGCACCGGCACCGCATGGCGCAACCGCGCGCACTGCGGACAACGCAGCAGCCGCCCGGGCCCGATCCGATCGGCGCCGAGGTTCTGCATCGGGAACGAAGCGGTGCTGAACACGTGCCCTTCGGCACAACGGACGACGGTGCGCTCCATCGAGTCCCTTCCCCGAGAACGTGAAAGACAAAAGCCACATTAGGGGATGAACAGGCCGCTGTTCCACGCGGCACTCCGACCCCCCACCGTACGCCCAACCCGACCCGCCCGCAGTCACATCGCCACCCGCATCACCACCGTCGACACCCCTCCCTCACCCCCCTCAACAGCACGAAGACCCCGGGCCGATGCGGCTGGGGTCAGGAATGGGGTACAGTGTGCGACGATGCGGCACTGAGAGATCAGCGCCCCGCTTCGCGGGTGTAGTTTAATGGTAGAACATGAGCTTCCCAAGCTCAGAGCGCGAGTTCGATTCTCGTCACCCGCTCCATAGCGAAGGCCCAGGTCAGAGACCTGGGCCTTGTTGGTTATCTAGACCATTTACGGGGCGCGTGCCATTCGCGTGCCATAAGGGACCGATTACCGCGCCGAATGGGGCAGCGCAAGCCCCGATCCAGAGGCGCGCCATCGAGTTGTCTCGAATCGCGAGACGCATTTTGCATGACCTGCGCCACTCTCGGGGTGGGGGTGGTGCATGTGCACGGGTGCGAAGCCCCTCTGAGCCCGCGCAGTCGACACACACACCGCATGTTGGGCGGCATTCACGCTGCCAATGTCGCAGGCGTGAATGAGGTGTTGTGCGTGCCGACGGATTCGGTTGGTGGAACGGTTCGTGGGCGGCGGCACCTTGCCGACGACCGGGGCCTTCGGGCGGGAGCCTGCACAGTTGACGCCTCCGGCGCTGGACCACGTCGACACGGTGCCGGTGTCCCCGGCTAGTG
Coding sequences within it:
- a CDS encoding YIP1 family protein, with translation MVAGFRMGRGRDSRSTQQGPQGQPGHYPGQQPPRAPYGQQTPPGAPYGGPQAPRGGAPYGGGGQAPYGGAPQAPRGGQAPYGRQQGGPRPPYGGQPQWSPQDDGPEYFDGQDGQDPYRDGHDPYRAHGAPGGHPGGDPGQTQQFSLGEAPDYDPYGRQDPGPGYAPDPYGDDYGTGGPAGPPPGPRLHWKDLLRGIVLRPADTFWRMRDHAMWGPALIVTFVYGLLAVFGFDKAREDVLNASMSNSIPAMACTGVAMVLGGLVLGAVTHTLARQLGGDGMWAPTIGLSMLIMSVTDAPRLLFAMFLGGDSLFVQALGWATWVAAGALFTSMVSKSHDLPWPKALGASSIQLIGLLSLLKLGTL
- a CDS encoding phosphoribosyltransferase; this encodes MSDVRENLTYERFGGAIRELAQTIADDGFEPDIVLSIARGGVFVAGGLAYALDCKNIHLVNVEFYTGVGTTLEMPVMLAPVPNAIDFSDKKVLIADDVADTGKTLKLVHDFCVGTVADVRSAVIYEKSHSLVKCEYVWKRTDDWINFPWSVEPPVVRRPGQILDA
- the dcd gene encoding dCTP deaminase; its protein translation is MLLSDKDIRAQIDAGRVRIDPYDPDMVQPSSIDVRLDRFFRVFENHRYPHIDPAVEQADLTRLVEPEGDEPFILHPGEFVLASTYEVITLPDDIASRLEGKSSLGRLGLLTHSTAGFIDPGFSGHVTLELSNVATLPIKLWPGMKIGQLCMFQLTSPAEHPYGSTRYGSRYQGQRGPTPSRSFLKFHRTQV